In one window of Chryseobacterium sp. JV274 DNA:
- a CDS encoding TonB-dependent receptor domain-containing protein — MIIKLWLLLFMLFLSIFGKAQEIVKRKVPDSLAQAKSSTTTISEIILQSAPRKMKLSDGNLVVSVAGNRDFKTSMHLLDVLRKTPGVTVDQEDGIFIGGRIAPAVLIDGKPVVMSNQELQAYLRSLSPDMVESVEVNTNPSSKYDAEFKGIIDIKLKKNTGLGWKASYNGNVYINKFNYRENAFNTSYHTGKVTYSLQAGYNEGISTYRYQALQRLANTNMMRTHTYQEDFGKMYNIQTGADFRLNDKNRLGINLRGNFRNNDRSRNGSLFTTDKNETQTILNTASESPTRYSQNNYGITTDYSFQNRGFKFGFLGNYLSVKNKQNDDFINRDQTTVNLLSYWKSDLINKITIYTAQIDVSQKIDHADVEAGVKYINSDTQNNIRYDTLSAGNHFVFDPARSNVFLYKEKIWAGYLAYRQKIGSLQINAGLRFENTNSISNAVTVDSVVARNYLKWLPSLSANYTFNKSSELSLSYSRKITRPVFSQLNPFRFYFSPLNYWIGNPYLLPSFTNQIKATYRYKNWITSFTVGKEKDVMTRYPLYNPETNVLEYLGTNLPYRNFAVLETSFPIRITKWWNVTSQITGYYNDEFRPYLDEVFALKIYNYEVRLNQVFSLPKGFTVNVFANYESKTGNSLYIIKPRYTIDVSVQKSWFDNKLNTKIGFNNLLDSYDQRLEFRHKQIMDNRFTHWWDSSRLVFSLSYTMGSSKYQVKETQRTEEENRAR; from the coding sequence ATGATAATCAAATTGTGGCTCTTGTTATTCATGCTATTTCTCTCAATTTTTGGAAAAGCGCAGGAAATTGTAAAAAGAAAAGTTCCGGATTCTCTGGCTCAGGCAAAATCTTCCACCACGACTATTTCAGAAATCATTCTTCAATCCGCTCCACGAAAGATGAAATTGAGTGATGGGAACCTCGTTGTTTCTGTTGCCGGAAACAGAGACTTTAAAACGTCTATGCATCTTCTTGATGTTTTAAGAAAAACACCTGGTGTAACAGTGGATCAGGAAGACGGAATTTTTATTGGCGGAAGAATTGCTCCGGCTGTTCTTATTGATGGAAAACCTGTTGTGATGAGTAATCAGGAACTGCAGGCTTATTTGCGGTCTTTATCCCCGGATATGGTAGAATCTGTAGAAGTGAATACCAATCCGTCTTCAAAATATGATGCCGAATTTAAAGGGATTATTGATATTAAATTAAAAAAGAATACCGGACTCGGCTGGAAAGCAAGCTATAATGGTAATGTGTATATTAATAAATTCAACTACAGGGAAAATGCATTCAATACATCTTATCATACGGGGAAAGTGACATACAGTCTTCAGGCAGGTTATAATGAAGGTATTTCAACCTATCGTTATCAGGCTTTGCAGCGACTGGCAAATACAAATATGATGCGCACCCATACCTATCAGGAAGATTTTGGAAAGATGTACAATATTCAGACGGGAGCCGATTTCAGACTGAATGATAAAAACAGACTAGGGATCAATCTGAGAGGTAATTTCAGGAATAATGACCGTTCACGAAACGGATCACTTTTTACTACCGATAAAAATGAAACCCAGACAATATTGAATACCGCCAGTGAAAGTCCTACCCGTTATTCACAAAATAATTATGGAATTACCACCGATTATTCTTTTCAAAATAGAGGTTTTAAATTCGGTTTTTTAGGAAACTATCTTTCAGTTAAAAATAAACAGAATGATGATTTTATCAATAGAGATCAGACCACAGTAAATCTTCTGTCTTACTGGAAGTCTGACTTGATTAATAAAATTACTATCTATACTGCCCAGATAGATGTTTCGCAGAAAATTGATCATGCAGATGTTGAAGCGGGAGTTAAATATATCAATTCAGACACCCAAAACAATATCAGGTATGATACACTGTCTGCCGGAAACCATTTTGTCTTTGATCCTGCAAGAAGTAATGTGTTTTTATATAAAGAAAAAATATGGGCAGGTTATCTGGCATACAGACAGAAAATAGGAAGCTTACAGATCAATGCAGGCCTGAGATTTGAAAATACAAACAGTATTTCCAATGCAGTTACTGTGGATTCCGTTGTTGCAAGAAACTATCTGAAATGGCTGCCATCATTAAGTGCAAATTATACTTTTAACAAGTCCAGCGAACTTTCCCTTTCTTACAGCAGGAAAATAACAAGACCGGTCTTCTCTCAGCTCAATCCGTTCCGGTTTTATTTTAGTCCGCTAAATTACTGGATAGGAAACCCTTATCTGCTTCCTTCTTTTACAAACCAGATCAAAGCAACCTACCGTTATAAAAACTGGATCACAAGCTTTACCGTTGGAAAAGAAAAAGATGTGATGACACGTTATCCCCTGTACAATCCGGAAACGAATGTATTAGAATATCTGGGAACAAATCTTCCTTACCGGAACTTTGCTGTCTTGGAAACCAGCTTTCCAATCAGAATTACAAAATGGTGGAATGTTACCAGTCAGATCACAGGATATTATAATGATGAATTCAGACCTTATCTGGATGAGGTCTTTGCATTGAAAATCTACAATTATGAAGTGAGGCTCAATCAGGTATTTTCCCTTCCAAAAGGATTTACTGTGAATGTATTTGCTAATTATGAATCTAAAACGGGGAACAGTCTTTACATTATCAAACCAAGGTATACCATAGATGTATCAGTTCAAAAGTCATGGTTTGATAATAAACTGAACACTAAAATCGGGTTTAATAATCTCCTTGATTCTTATGATCAACGATTAGAATTTCGTCATAAACAGATCATGGATAATCGTTTTACCCATTGGTGGGATAGCAGCAGATTGGTATTTTCACTCAGTTATACTATGGGAAGTTCAAAATATCAGGTAAAAGAAACCCAGAGAACAGAAGAAGAAAACAGAGCGAGATAA
- a CDS encoding winged helix-turn-helix transcriptional regulator, whose amino-acid sequence MYERKIPPNLNCGLDLIAEVLYGKWKIRLLWFINEGFQRPSELQRKIPDASRRVLNVQLKELEEHELVTKKIYPVVPPKVEYRLTEFGQTLIPVIATLGKWGDDHDERLRTLILKRLEKES is encoded by the coding sequence ATGTACGAAAGAAAAATCCCACCCAATCTGAACTGCGGGCTTGATCTGATTGCTGAGGTGCTCTATGGCAAATGGAAAATCCGTTTACTATGGTTTATTAATGAAGGATTTCAAAGACCCAGTGAATTGCAGCGGAAAATTCCAGATGCTTCCCGCAGAGTATTGAATGTTCAGTTAAAAGAACTGGAAGAGCATGAACTTGTCACAAAGAAGATTTATCCCGTTGTACCTCCAAAAGTAGAATACAGGCTTACAGAATTTGGACAGACATTGATTCCGGTTATTGCCACACTAGGGAAATGGGGGGATGACCATGATGAGCGCTTACGGACACTGATCCTGAAAAGGCTGGAAAAAGAATCCTAA
- a CDS encoding helix-turn-helix domain-containing protein — protein sequence MTFGEQMLFFFSAVGAFNGLLLGFYLLFVKKLKYPPDFFLGILLLMLSSRVMISVCFYFYPDLPRIIAHLGLSALFFTGPALYYYVKSSFQQDQFDWKDCQKWFGILTLILGIVGLLYLVFPITWDNYFGTFIYTVWSVFIFLTVYQYYILLKQHPKSPNNFVLPILVSNVIIFLSYQLLSTGWVQIYCAGGSLVFSFVLYANFLILFNKKYQQLPVKETEKYSNKKISGEQVDSFVSRLERLMDTEELYKNPNLKLSDLSSRMNMSTHQLSQLLNDNLGKSFSTCINEYRINEACEKIENGSYLKIEEIGYEVGFNSKSTFFSTFKKIKNTTPLLYKQSQILAEPRFQSSNL from the coding sequence ATGACTTTTGGAGAACAGATGTTATTTTTCTTCAGCGCAGTAGGAGCATTCAACGGACTTCTGCTGGGCTTCTATCTGCTGTTTGTTAAAAAACTGAAATACCCTCCGGATTTTTTCCTTGGAATTCTTCTCTTAATGCTAAGCTCAAGAGTAATGATTTCTGTATGCTTTTATTTTTATCCTGATTTACCCAGAATTATCGCGCATTTAGGGCTGTCAGCCTTATTTTTTACCGGACCAGCTTTATATTATTATGTGAAATCTTCCTTCCAGCAGGATCAGTTTGATTGGAAGGACTGTCAGAAATGGTTTGGGATATTAACTCTTATTTTAGGAATTGTTGGTTTATTGTATTTAGTGTTTCCCATTACGTGGGATAACTATTTTGGTACTTTTATCTATACCGTTTGGTCTGTATTTATATTTCTTACAGTCTATCAGTATTATATTTTGCTTAAGCAGCACCCTAAAAGTCCGAATAACTTTGTACTTCCGATTCTGGTCAGCAATGTGATTATATTTCTTAGCTATCAGCTGCTATCAACGGGCTGGGTACAGATATACTGTGCAGGAGGAAGTCTCGTGTTTTCATTTGTGCTGTATGCCAATTTTTTGATTTTATTTAACAAGAAATATCAGCAGCTTCCGGTAAAAGAAACAGAAAAGTATTCCAATAAAAAGATTTCCGGAGAACAAGTAGATAGTTTTGTATCAAGATTAGAGAGATTAATGGATACAGAAGAACTCTATAAAAATCCGAATTTAAAATTGAGCGACCTGTCTTCAAGAATGAATATGTCTACTCATCAACTGTCCCAATTGTTGAATGATAATTTGGGGAAAAGTTTTTCTACCTGTATCAATGAATACAGGATCAATGAAGCCTGTGAAAAAATAGAAAACGGGTCTTATTTAAAAATTGAGGAGATCGGGTATGAAGTAGGATTTAATTCTAAGTCCACTTTCTTTTCAACCTTTAAGAAAATTAAAAATACAACTCCTCTTTTGTATAAACAATCTCAAATCCTTGCTGAGCCTAGGTTTCAGAGTTCAAATTTATAA
- a CDS encoding S-adenosylmethionine decarboxylase family protein, giving the protein MNPLSSKGLHILLTLETESEDLLLDSKGFLTFTEEILKTKEVEIVGVTNHIFENDSFTSAVILKESHLCIHTWPEFKQLTFDVFLCNYTQDNTTKVEQIADEVVQYFKANTIQKHKIYR; this is encoded by the coding sequence TTGAACCCATTATCAAGTAAAGGTTTACATATTCTTCTGACTTTGGAAACAGAGTCAGAAGATTTGTTATTAGACAGCAAAGGTTTTCTCACATTTACAGAAGAGATTCTGAAAACCAAAGAGGTGGAAATTGTAGGAGTAACCAATCATATTTTTGAGAATGATAGTTTTACTTCTGCAGTGATCCTTAAAGAGTCTCACCTTTGTATCCACACGTGGCCGGAATTTAAACAGCTTACTTTCGATGTTTTCCTTTGTAATTATACACAGGACAATACCACAAAAGTAGAGCAGATTGCAGATGAAGTGGTTCAGTATTTTAAAGCTAATACCATTCAAAAACACAAAATTTACAGATAA
- a CDS encoding SDR family oxidoreductase, which produces MTESFNFNNELSGKIALVTGGTKGTGKAIAERLLTAGATVIITARNQSEEMNNQLHFISGDLSKAKDTEKLVIEVLSTFGKLDILINTLGGSETPGGGFSVLNDEDWENTIQTNLLAPVRLDRGFLPQMLERREGVIIHIASIQGRLPLFDSTLPYAAAKAGLINYSKGLSKEVSPKGVRVLTVSPGWIMTSSAIRMMERIAKSSETSIEEATQSVMDALGGIPIGKPAQPEDIAEFVGFLVSPRAQYLTGTEYVIDGGTIPTV; this is translated from the coding sequence ATGACAGAATCATTTAATTTCAACAATGAATTATCAGGTAAGATTGCTTTGGTAACGGGTGGGACAAAAGGAACCGGAAAAGCTATTGCTGAAAGATTACTAACCGCCGGTGCCACTGTAATTATTACTGCAAGAAATCAGTCTGAAGAGATGAATAATCAGCTTCATTTTATTTCAGGAGATCTGAGTAAGGCAAAAGACACGGAAAAACTGGTAATAGAAGTGTTATCTACTTTTGGTAAGCTTGATATTTTAATTAATACATTGGGTGGCTCAGAAACGCCTGGTGGCGGCTTCTCTGTTCTGAATGATGAAGACTGGGAAAATACAATTCAGACCAATTTGTTGGCACCCGTTCGTTTAGACAGAGGATTTCTTCCGCAAATGTTGGAACGAAGGGAAGGTGTGATCATTCATATTGCGTCCATTCAGGGAAGACTGCCTTTATTTGATTCCACATTACCCTATGCTGCTGCCAAGGCCGGACTGATCAATTACAGCAAAGGTTTATCAAAAGAAGTTTCCCCGAAGGGAGTCCGTGTACTTACTGTTTCTCCAGGCTGGATCATGACTTCATCTGCCATCCGAATGATGGAGCGTATTGCTAAAAGTTCAGAAACTTCAATAGAAGAGGCAACTCAAAGTGTCATGGATGCGTTGGGTGGAATTCCGATCGGTAAGCCTGCCCAGCCAGAAGATATTGCAGAATTTGTTGGTTTTTTAGTTTCTCCACGGGCACAATATTTAACAGGAACCGAATATGTAATAGATGGTGGTACTATTCCTACAGTTTAA
- a CDS encoding citrate synthase, with protein MSDNKVILNYDGNSYEYPIVDSTIGDRGIDISKLRDQTGLITLDLGYKNTGATISDITYLDGDKGELFYRGYPIEQIAEKSNFTEVMYLLLHGELPTQDQFTSFDNNIKKYNFIADEMKKIIDVFPRSAHPMGVLSSMTSALTAFNPKAVNVNSKEEMDHAAELMIAKFSHLCAWTYRKTQGLPLNHGDNNLNYVENFYKMAFRLPNADFEIDPVVVNALDKLLILHADHEQNCSTSTVRMVGSAHTGLFASISAGVSALWGPLHGGANQAVIEMLELIEKDGGDVSKYVAKAKDKGDSFRLMGFGHRVYKNFDPRAKIIKKAADDILTALGIQDKALDIAMQLERVALEDEYFIERKLYPNVDFYSGIIYRALGIPTEMFTVMFALGRLPGWISQWKEMRLKGDPIGRPRQVYQGAQERNYIDIASR; from the coding sequence ATGTCAGACAACAAAGTAATATTGAATTACGACGGTAATTCATATGAATATCCTATCGTGGATAGTACTATCGGAGACAGAGGGATTGATATTTCAAAATTAAGAGACCAGACAGGTTTGATCACTCTGGATTTAGGTTACAAAAATACAGGAGCTACTATTAGCGACATCACTTACTTAGACGGAGATAAAGGAGAATTGTTCTACAGAGGTTATCCAATCGAGCAGATTGCTGAGAAATCTAACTTCACAGAAGTAATGTATCTTTTATTACATGGAGAATTACCTACTCAGGATCAATTTACTTCATTCGACAACAATATTAAAAAATATAACTTCATCGCAGACGAAATGAAAAAAATCATTGATGTTTTTCCTCGTTCTGCTCACCCTATGGGAGTTTTATCTTCTATGACTTCTGCTTTAACAGCTTTCAACCCGAAAGCCGTTAACGTAAATTCTAAAGAAGAAATGGATCATGCTGCTGAGCTGATGATCGCTAAGTTCTCTCACCTTTGTGCTTGGACTTACAGAAAAACTCAAGGTTTACCATTAAACCACGGTGATAACAACCTAAACTATGTAGAGAACTTCTACAAAATGGCATTCAGATTACCAAACGCTGATTTCGAAATCGATCCGGTAGTTGTAAATGCTTTAGATAAATTATTAATCCTTCACGCAGACCACGAACAAAACTGTTCTACTTCTACAGTGAGAATGGTAGGTTCTGCTCACACAGGTCTTTTCGCTTCTATCTCTGCTGGGGTATCTGCACTTTGGGGACCACTTCACGGTGGAGCTAACCAGGCGGTAATCGAAATGCTTGAACTTATTGAAAAAGATGGTGGTGACGTATCTAAATATGTTGCTAAAGCTAAAGATAAGGGTGATAGCTTCCGTCTAATGGGATTCGGACACAGAGTTTACAAAAACTTCGACCCAAGAGCGAAAATCATCAAGAAAGCTGCTGACGATATCCTTACTGCACTTGGTATTCAGGATAAAGCTCTTGACATTGCAATGCAGTTAGAAAGAGTAGCACTTGAAGATGAGTACTTCATTGAAAGAAAACTATATCCAAACGTAGATTTCTATTCAGGAATCATCTACAGAGCGTTAGGAATTCCTACAGAGATGTTTACAGTAATGTTTGCATTAGGAAGACTTCCAGGATGGATTTCTCAGTGGAAAGAAATGAGATTGAAAGGAGACCCAATCGGAAGACCAAGACAGGTTTACCAAGGTGCTCAGGAAAGAAACTACATTGACATCGCAAGCAGATAA
- the eno gene encoding phosphopyruvate hydratase — protein MSAISYIEARQILDSRGNPTIEVDVFTESGAMGRAAVPSGASTGEHEAVELRDGGSEYQGKGVLKAVENVKEVIAENLVGQPVFEQNYIDQIMIDLDGTANKGNLGANAILGVSLAVARAAAAELGMPLYKYVGGVNANTLPVPMMNVINGGSHSDAPIAFQEFMIMPVKADSFSHALRKGTEIFHNLKSILHSRGLSTAVGDEGGFAPTFKGTEDALDTLLQAIEKAGYKPGDDIMLALDCAASEFYKDGIYDYRKFQTQDAAQFSSSEQVSYLAELAAKYPIISIEDGMQENDWEGWKMLTDKIGDRVQLVGDDLFVTNVERLSRGVKENIANSILVKVNQIGSLSETMAAVQMAQNNKFTSVMSHRSGETEDSTIADLAVAMNCGQIKTGSASRSDRMAKYNQLLRIEEALGETAIFPGLEAFKIKR, from the coding sequence ATGAGTGCAATTTCTTATATAGAAGCAAGACAGATTTTAGATTCCAGAGGTAACCCTACCATTGAAGTAGATGTATTTACAGAAAGCGGGGCAATGGGCCGTGCTGCTGTACCTTCAGGAGCATCTACAGGAGAACACGAAGCGGTAGAATTACGTGACGGTGGTTCAGAATATCAAGGGAAAGGAGTTCTGAAAGCTGTTGAAAATGTAAAAGAAGTAATTGCAGAGAATTTAGTTGGACAGCCGGTTTTCGAACAAAATTATATCGATCAGATTATGATTGATCTTGACGGAACGGCTAACAAAGGAAATCTTGGTGCTAATGCTATTCTTGGTGTTTCTTTGGCCGTAGCAAGAGCTGCTGCTGCAGAATTGGGAATGCCACTTTATAAATATGTAGGTGGAGTGAATGCAAACACGCTTCCTGTTCCAATGATGAATGTAATAAATGGTGGATCTCACTCAGATGCTCCTATCGCATTCCAGGAATTCATGATCATGCCGGTAAAAGCAGATTCTTTCTCTCATGCATTGAGAAAAGGAACTGAAATTTTCCACAATCTGAAATCTATTCTTCATTCAAGAGGTTTATCTACTGCGGTAGGTGACGAAGGTGGTTTTGCTCCTACTTTCAAAGGAACTGAAGATGCTTTGGATACATTGCTTCAGGCAATTGAAAAAGCAGGCTATAAGCCAGGTGACGACATTATGTTAGCACTTGACTGTGCGGCTTCTGAATTCTACAAAGACGGAATTTATGATTACAGAAAATTCCAGACTCAGGACGCAGCTCAGTTTTCAAGCAGCGAGCAGGTTTCTTACTTAGCTGAACTGGCTGCAAAATACCCAATCATTTCCATTGAAGACGGTATGCAGGAAAATGACTGGGAGGGTTGGAAAATGTTAACTGATAAAATCGGTGACAGAGTACAGCTTGTAGGTGATGATTTATTCGTAACCAACGTAGAAAGACTATCCAGAGGAGTAAAAGAAAATATTGCGAACTCTATCCTTGTAAAAGTAAACCAAATCGGTTCTCTTTCTGAAACAATGGCTGCTGTACAAATGGCTCAGAACAACAAGTTCACTTCAGTAATGTCTCACAGATCAGGAGAAACTGAAGATTCTACAATTGCTGATTTAGCGGTAGCAATGAACTGTGGACAGATCAAAACAGGTTCAGCTTCAAGATCAGACAGAATGGCTAAATACAATCAATTATTGAGAATTGAAGAAGCTTTAGGTGAAACTGCAATTTTCCCAGGATTGGAAGCTTTTAAAATCAAAAGATAA
- a CDS encoding sensor histidine kinase, whose translation MYNRKQLLYLKEQQLKEAEHQNQLLQKELEKQKILEQERERISHDMHDDLGAGISALKLQAEFLKQKAEDGDLQSDIDELLKTSEEMNISMREMLWSLNSGNDTLGSFIDYAILYTGNFLKKTKIVLHSECNDIIAETPVSTEMRRNLFLCLKEAVNNVYKHSHADVLKLSFSQEKNCFSMKISDNGTGIPDDQPKGNGLRNMKRRMNELSGECNILSENPGTCLVFKISV comes from the coding sequence ATGTACAATAGAAAACAGCTTCTGTATCTGAAAGAACAGCAACTCAAAGAAGCCGAACACCAAAACCAGCTCCTTCAGAAAGAACTCGAAAAACAAAAAATTTTGGAACAGGAGCGGGAACGTATTTCCCACGATATGCATGATGATCTCGGAGCAGGGATTTCCGCATTGAAACTTCAGGCAGAGTTTTTAAAACAGAAAGCAGAAGATGGTGATCTGCAAAGTGATATTGATGAACTTCTGAAAACTTCTGAAGAAATGAATATCTCTATGAGAGAAATGCTTTGGAGTCTGAATTCAGGGAATGACACACTAGGCAGTTTTATTGATTATGCAATACTGTATACCGGAAATTTTTTAAAGAAAACAAAAATAGTATTGCATTCAGAATGTAATGATATCATTGCTGAAACCCCTGTTTCCACAGAAATGAGGCGTAATCTTTTCCTCTGTTTAAAAGAAGCGGTGAATAATGTATACAAGCACAGCCATGCAGATGTATTGAAACTTTCATTTTCACAGGAAAAAAATTGCTTTTCAATGAAAATTTCAGATAATGGAACTGGAATTCCGGATGATCAGCCAAAAGGAAATGGCCTCCGGAATATGAAAAGAAGAATGAATGAATTATCCGGTGAATGTAATATTTTATCTGAAAACCCTGGAACATGTCTGGTTTTTAAAATAAGTGTATGA
- a CDS encoding dimethylarginine dimethylaminohydrolase family protein — protein MRLNIKNETGRLKSVVLGQPNSLGAVPTLEESYDAKSYYSIEHNMYPKEEDIINEMNAFEAVLKKYDVEVLRPSIIKDYNQVFSRDVAFVIDDKMIISNVIADRADEQEAYKSVFEKVAWRKIINLPETAHIEGGDVIVWNDFIFIGTCFSEDYRNYKTARTNEYAIEILKEYFPKKRIIDLELKKNDKVPFEGILHLDCTFNPVGEDKCIIYKNGFVDESDYRLIIDIFGEENCFHINDEEMFEMFPNIFSIAPDIVVSDKAFTRMNDHLRNVWGMTVEEIPYREISKMGGLLRCSTMPLVRE, from the coding sequence ATGAGACTAAACATTAAAAACGAAACGGGTAGGCTGAAGTCAGTAGTTCTAGGCCAGCCTAATTCACTGGGGGCAGTTCCCACACTAGAGGAAAGTTATGACGCAAAGTCATATTACTCAATCGAACACAACATGTATCCTAAAGAAGAGGATATTATCAATGAAATGAACGCTTTTGAAGCGGTTTTAAAAAAGTATGACGTTGAAGTACTGCGTCCAAGTATCATCAAAGATTACAACCAGGTCTTCTCAAGAGATGTAGCCTTTGTGATTGATGACAAGATGATCATTTCCAATGTGATTGCAGACAGAGCAGACGAGCAGGAAGCATACAAAAGCGTTTTTGAGAAAGTAGCATGGAGAAAGATTATCAACCTTCCGGAAACAGCACATATTGAAGGAGGAGATGTTATCGTATGGAATGATTTTATTTTTATCGGAACCTGCTTCAGCGAAGATTACAGAAACTATAAGACGGCAAGAACAAATGAGTATGCCATTGAAATCTTAAAAGAATATTTTCCAAAGAAAAGAATCATCGACCTGGAGCTGAAGAAAAATGATAAAGTTCCGTTTGAAGGAATTCTGCATCTGGATTGTACATTTAATCCGGTAGGAGAAGACAAATGTATCATTTATAAAAACGGATTCGTGGACGAAAGCGACTACCGCTTGATTATCGACATTTTCGGAGAAGAAAACTGCTTCCATATCAATGATGAAGAAATGTTTGAAATGTTCCCGAATATTTTCTCTATTGCTCCTGATATAGTAGTTTCAGACAAAGCATTCACCAGAATGAATGACCATTTGAGAAACGTGTGGGGAATGACCGTTGAAGAAATCCCTTATAGAGAAATCTCTAAAATGGGCGGTTTGTTGAGATGCTCCACAATGCCGCTTGTGAGAGAATAA
- the ctlX gene encoding citrulline utilization hydrolase CtlX, translating into MQTTDTVLMIEPIAFGYNAETAKNNYFQVEQTGSDIQSKALAEFNTFVGKLRGKGINVITIKDTLDPHTPDSIFPNNWVSFHKDGKVVLYPMFASNRRVERREDIIESIKDQGFEVAEIDDWSFPETQGHFLEGTGSMIFDHDNKIAYGSVSLRLDEKLFREFCAKFRFTPVVFHSFQTVGTERLPIYHTNVMMCVADKFVVICLDCIDDELEREKVVETIKGSGKEIIEISEEQMQQFAGNMLQVQNKNGEKFLVMSQTAYQSLAADQVVAIEKYCEIIYSDLNTIEVNGGGSARCMLAEVFLPKK; encoded by the coding sequence ATGCAAACAACAGATACAGTATTAATGATAGAACCGATTGCATTCGGTTACAACGCTGAGACAGCGAAAAACAATTACTTTCAGGTAGAGCAGACGGGTTCTGATATCCAGTCGAAAGCTTTGGCTGAGTTCAACACCTTTGTCGGAAAGCTGAGAGGAAAAGGAATCAATGTGATCACCATAAAAGATACATTGGATCCTCATACTCCGGATTCTATTTTCCCGAACAACTGGGTGAGTTTCCATAAAGACGGGAAAGTGGTTTTATATCCGATGTTCGCTTCCAACAGAAGAGTAGAAAGAAGAGAAGATATTATTGAAAGCATCAAAGATCAAGGCTTTGAAGTTGCTGAAATTGATGACTGGTCTTTTCCTGAAACTCAGGGGCATTTCCTGGAAGGAACGGGAAGTATGATTTTCGATCACGATAATAAAATTGCTTACGGTTCCGTTTCTTTGAGGCTGGATGAAAAACTGTTCAGAGAATTCTGTGCAAAATTCAGGTTCACTCCGGTTGTTTTCCATTCATTCCAGACGGTAGGAACAGAAAGACTTCCTATCTATCACACTAATGTAATGATGTGTGTAGCGGATAAGTTTGTCGTAATCTGCCTGGACTGTATTGATGATGAGCTGGAAAGAGAAAAAGTAGTTGAAACTATTAAAGGTTCCGGAAAAGAAATCATCGAAATTTCAGAAGAGCAGATGCAGCAATTTGCAGGAAATATGCTTCAGGTTCAGAACAAAAACGGTGAGAAATTTCTGGTGATGAGCCAGACTGCTTATCAATCTTTAGCTGCAGATCAGGTAGTCGCTATTGAAAAATACTGCGAAATTATCTATTCTGACCTGAATACCATTGAAGTAAATGGAGGAGGAAGCGCAAGATGTATGCTTGCTGAGGTTTTTCTTCCAAAAAAATAA